TTGTTAATGCTGTGTCGATCCCTGTGATGGCTAAGGCTCGTATCGGCCATTTTGTGGAGGCTCAGATTTTGGAGTCTTTGGGTGTGGATTTTATCGACGAGTCCGAGGTGCTGTCGCCTGCTGATTATGTGAACCACATTGATAAGTGGAACTTTGATGTGCCTTTTGTGTGCGGTGCTACCAACTTGGGCGAGGCGTTGCGACGCATCACCGAGGGGGCTGCCATGATTCGCTCTAAGGGTGAGGCCGGCACTGGTGATGTTTCTGAGGCTGTGAAGCACTTGCGCACCATCCGTGGTGAGATCAACCGTCTGCGCAGCATGGATGAGGATCAGCTCTATGTTGCTGCTAAGGAGATTCAGGCTCCTTATGATCTTGTCCGTGAGGTTGCCGCAACCGGCAAGCTGCCTGTCACCCTCTTTGTTGCTGGTGGGGTGGCCACGCCTGCCGACGCCGCCTTGGTGATGCAGATGGGCGCCGAGGGCGTGTTTGTGGGTTCGGGTATTTTCAAGTCCGGTAACCCTGCTGCGCGCGCTGCTGCGATCGTGAAGGCCACCACTATGTATGACGATCCTGCTGCTATCGCAGAGGTGTCTCGTGGCCTGGGCGAGGCAATGGTGGGCATTAACGTTGCCGATGTTCCTGCACCTCACCGCTTGGCTGAGCGCGGATGGTAATCGGAGTACTCACCCTCCAGGGTGGGTTTGCAGAACACATTGCGATCCTAGAGTCCTTGGGTGTGGAGCACCGTCGGGTGCGCGTGCCCAATGACCTGCTGGGGCTCGACGGCCTGATTATCCCAGGTGGCGAGTCCACCGTAATGGATAAGCTGGCGCGTGCTTTCGACCTTGCGGAGCCCCTGCGTGCGGCTATTAACAACGGGCTGCCGGTGTTTGCTACCTGTGCCGGGTTGATTTACTTGGGAACGGTGGAAAATCCGGCGAAGGGCCAGCAGACGTTGGATTGCTTGGATGTTGTAGTGCGCCGCAATGCCTTTGGCCGCCAGGTGGATTCTTTTGACGCCGTAGTTGACGTGGAAGGAATCGACGCGAATGTGGCCTTTATCCGCGCCCCCGAGGTTATTTCCTGCGGGGTGGGGGTGACGGTGACCGCACGCGTGGGCGACCATGTGGTGGGCGTGCGCCAAGGCAAGATCCACGCCTATGCGTTCCACCCAGAATCCGCTGGTGAGGTCCGCTTGCATCAGGCGTGGCTGGCTGGCTTAGTCGAGGATACTGATTAAAGTTGCCTAGATGGGGCGGCCAAATGCTCCAGAGGGCGGCGTTCTATGCCTTTGATGAGTTTTTAGCAGTACTGGGAGCTGGGTGTGCCGATGCAACCGTTGTCTGAGAGGTTCACAGACAACGGTTGCTGTTAGTCCACCGCAGCGAGTTTCTCTGTTGAGGCTGCATGTGGTAATAAGATGTGGCACTTTCAGTGCATAAAAGTTTTAAAATTTTATTATTCCGGTAAGAGCGGAGATAATCCCGCCGATTACTCCCAAAGCCCCAAGTACACCAAGAACAATTCCAATGATCGAATCGACATTTAAGGTGGATTTTATAGATTGCTTATGCGTGAGTTTGATAGTGCATAAAGGTGTTCCGGAGGGATTGGTACGAGCTGGAACAATAAATTCTTGAGATAGGCTATTTTTAGCTATGTCTTTCTCGGTTATCTTTGTTTGGTAAATAAACCTTGCTGTTTGCCCGCGACCTGTTTTACCGTATTCGTTTCTTGGCCCTGGCCAAAAGAATGTGAAATTCTTGGTGGTGGAATACTCGGTTTTGTCTGAGGAATCGCTGAATCTTTCCTCCAAGATTTATCTTCTATGCCATTGACATACACGTAGGGGCTAGAAGCTAGATATACCTCATGAGTGTTTGGGTATCCGGACTCATAAAAACCTTATTGTTAAAAGTCATTTCGTAGATAGCTTGATCGCCTGCGATCGGTGTGGCCGATGCTTCAAGCGGTTTACCATCGTGGAGGATGGTTAGTTTTGTGATGGCGCTTTCAAATCCGTTGCATTGCGGCAGTGCTGCTATTGTTTCATAGCTATTTGTTGGTTGAGCGTGTGCATCAGGTGTGGTTGAACCGCTGATAATTGCAGTGCTCAGTAAACCTGCAACGGTAGTGCGTAATAGACGTTTGTAGCGCATAGAAATATCTTTCTACTCTACGAGGATGATTTTGCTGATAAAAAATAAGTAATTCTCATTATTTATAGGTTTGAGTTGGTTGTCAATATCTCATGGTGCAGTGCTATCACCTACACCTATGGGTAGATGTGATAGTTCACAATCTTGTGCTTTCTAATGGGAAAGCTGGTGGGTTAGAACTTAGCTGACATAGCTTTTAGGCATGTGTTGGGAAGAAAAGGGGCTCAAGTTTATTGGGTAAGGGTTTCTTTGTTGCGGAAGTTCTTGCGTAACCACCAAACGAGCAGGATCAGCACGAGCGCGGCTGCGGCGACGATGGCCCACATCCACCATTGCCATACCACTGTGGATTCTTCGAAGACCTTTTCTTCTGAGGGGTCCATGGGCACTTGGTGTCCGCGGACCAGTAGGCGGTGGGTATTGATGCCATAGGGGGTGCAAGTAATAAGCGTGATGTAGTCTTTGCCGGGTTCACGGCCAAGATCGTCGGTGTGGTCTGGGGTGACCACTTTGATCTGATCTACTTCGTATTTAAGTTTGTGGCCAGAGACTGCCACGTAGAAGGCATCGCCTTCTTTTACTTTTACCAAGTTGTCCCACAAAGTAGCGGTTTGAATACCGGTGTGTGCGGAGAGTACTGCGTGGCGGTTGCCACCGCCGACGGGCAGGTCGGTGCCGTAGAGGTGGCCCACGCCGCGGTCAAGAGCCGAGGGGCCGGTGCCATGGTAGATAGGCAGCTTAGAGCTTATCGACGGAATCATGATCTGCCCCATGGCATCAGTTTCTGCCAGTTGTGACAAATACTGCAGATACTGTTGGTATTCCGGTGAGGACTCATCGGCGTGATCGTTCCACGCGTCCATCACCTGTGCGCTGACGGGACGTGACTCGTTATAGCGGTGTGCGTCCTCCCATGCGGTGTCGAGAACCTCTGGGGGCGCGGACTTCTCTAGTTTGGCGTACTCGTCCGCAGCGCGCTGCTGGCCAAAGTTATTCCACTGGGTTGCTACCACTGGATAGAGCAGTACACCCACGCCAACCAAGATAATGAGCACAGCTATAAGAGGATTTCCCTTCTTTTTCTTCTGCCTATGTGGGGCACTCATTGTCTGGGAGTTGGAGTGAGTTGGCGAGGGGGTGTCGCTATTCGCGCAATTGCGGGCCATAAAGTTGAAGAACTTTCCACGTAATGAGACGAAAGGACGAAGCTAGAAATTTTTGTGTTAACTGCGT
The sequence above is drawn from the Corynebacterium rouxii genome and encodes:
- the pdxS gene encoding pyridoxal 5'-phosphate synthase lyase subunit PdxS; protein product: MTQETFTATTRVKRGLADMLKGGVIMDVVTPEQARIAEDAGASAVMALERVPADIRAQGGVARMSDPDLIEGIVNAVSIPVMAKARIGHFVEAQILESLGVDFIDESEVLSPADYVNHIDKWNFDVPFVCGATNLGEALRRITEGAAMIRSKGEAGTGDVSEAVKHLRTIRGEINRLRSMDEDQLYVAAKEIQAPYDLVREVAATGKLPVTLFVAGGVATPADAALVMQMGAEGVFVGSGIFKSGNPAARAAAIVKATTMYDDPAAIAEVSRGLGEAMVGINVADVPAPHRLAERGW
- the pdxT gene encoding pyridoxal 5'-phosphate synthase glutaminase subunit PdxT, with product MVIGVLTLQGGFAEHIAILESLGVEHRRVRVPNDLLGLDGLIIPGGESTVMDKLARAFDLAEPLRAAINNGLPVFATCAGLIYLGTVENPAKGQQTLDCLDVVVRRNAFGRQVDSFDAVVDVEGIDANVAFIRAPEVISCGVGVTVTARVGDHVVGVRQGKIHAYAFHPESAGEVRLHQAWLAGLVEDTD
- a CDS encoding class C sortase — translated: MARNCANSDTPSPTHSNSQTMSAPHRQKKKKGNPLIAVLIILVGVGVLLYPVVATQWNNFGQQRAADEYAKLEKSAPPEVLDTAWEDAHRYNESRPVSAQVMDAWNDHADESSPEYQQYLQYLSQLAETDAMGQIMIPSISSKLPIYHGTGPSALDRGVGHLYGTDLPVGGGNRHAVLSAHTGIQTATLWDNLVKVKEGDAFYVAVSGHKLKYEVDQIKVVTPDHTDDLGREPGKDYITLITCTPYGINTHRLLVRGHQVPMDPSEEKVFEESTVVWQWWMWAIVAAAALVLILLVWWLRKNFRNKETLTQ